The following coding sequences lie in one Vibrio aerogenes genomic window:
- a CDS encoding COMM domain-containing protein produces MHAATYQNKHMFLVHRTKSLSQNQFESVKAQLKLMTTSQLKSLQSEINESLQPVSQPVLTREELEMLHSLFR; encoded by the coding sequence ATGCACGCAGCTACTTATCAAAATAAGCATATGTTTCTTGTTCACCGGACAAAGTCACTTTCCCAGAATCAATTTGAGTCAGTCAAAGCACAGCTGAAACTGATGACAACGTCTCAGCTGAAATCATTGCAGTCAGAGATTAATGAGTCGCTTCAACCTGTCTCTCAGCCGGTGCTGACCCGTGAAGAGCTGGAAATGCTTCATAGCCTGTTTCGGTAA